In the genome of Desulfofarcimen acetoxidans DSM 771, one region contains:
- a CDS encoding HNH endonuclease signature motif containing protein, translated as MWNKAAVVPECNQSEFRKDRCGALMRFADYDNVNSIFGWEIDHEKPVARGGTDDLDNLQPLHWRNNRGKSDSWPDWNCSHPAR; from the coding sequence GTGTGGAACAAGGCCGCCGTTGTCCCCGAATGCAACCAGAGCGAGTTCAGGAAAGACAGGTGTGGTGCATTGATGCGGTTTGCCGATTACGACAATGTCAATTCTATTTTCGGCTGGGAAATTGACCACGAGAAGCCGGTAGCCAGGGGCGGAACAGATGACTTAGATAACCTCCAGCCGTTGCACTGGCGCAATAATCGGGGTAAAAGCGATAGCTGGCCGGATTGGAATTGTTCACATCCGGCCAGGTAG
- a CDS encoding bifunctional diguanylate cyclase/phosphohydrolase has translation MERNCIVMINPDFDRKLFEKEFEILEKARADIESDIFNNIDNKLLLDYKTMVSHYEKLLNLTRKIFKISDIQGENLIKRENEIKSLLDNAGQGFLTFGKDLTVDREYSAECIRIFGKKIGNCNILSLLKSEDSNQNEIFAKNFRNIWETADPVLHSESLNQLPEMIKINSLYLTLQPKLIYSNDNKRTNQPLVMLILTDITEKYKAQEQVEYLNYHDKLTGLFNRAYIDAWLENSQPRDNFPLGIIFADMNGMKLTNDVFGHAQGDQLLLKMAQVLLYCCREKDIVARWGGDEFLILLPETDMEGCAKVCEHIKMACKREEGLPLELSVALGIAAQEQPGSSVVHLFGVAEKRMYRNKLLENKETRRKIILAMNEILRTRCYEDDEHIERLKASAAGFAQILGFNAESSEMQNLMLLADLHDVGKVAIPQEILGKPGALLPGEYKIVRGHSETGFRVAQCIGEIAVGEAILALHERWDGQGYPLGIQGQQIPLISRIMAIVVAFDVMTHDQPYRQAMSKEEALGELKKGTGSQFDPIITRMFIDNF, from the coding sequence ATGGAGAGGAATTGTATTGTAATGATAAATCCTGATTTTGATCGCAAGCTATTTGAAAAGGAGTTTGAAATTTTAGAAAAAGCCAGAGCGGATATAGAATCAGACATATTCAATAATATTGATAATAAACTCCTTTTAGATTATAAAACAATGGTATCCCATTATGAAAAATTACTTAACTTAACCAGGAAAATTTTTAAGATCAGCGATATTCAGGGAGAGAATCTAATAAAGCGTGAAAATGAAATAAAAAGCCTGCTGGATAACGCCGGTCAGGGATTTCTAACCTTTGGAAAGGATTTGACAGTTGATAGAGAATATAGCGCTGAGTGTATTCGTATTTTTGGAAAAAAGATAGGCAATTGTAATATTCTAAGTCTCTTAAAGAGTGAGGATTCCAATCAAAATGAAATTTTTGCAAAAAATTTTAGGAATATATGGGAAACCGCTGATCCTGTCCTGCATTCGGAATCCCTTAATCAGTTGCCTGAAATGATTAAAATAAATAGCCTATACCTGACTCTTCAACCTAAACTTATTTATTCAAACGATAATAAAAGAACGAATCAGCCTCTTGTAATGCTTATTCTCACCGATATTACCGAAAAATACAAGGCTCAGGAGCAGGTGGAATATTTAAATTATCATGATAAATTGACAGGCCTTTTTAACCGTGCCTATATTGATGCGTGGCTGGAAAATTCTCAGCCACGCGATAATTTTCCTCTCGGTATTATATTTGCTGATATGAATGGAATGAAATTAACAAACGATGTGTTTGGGCATGCTCAGGGAGATCAGCTGTTGCTGAAAATGGCACAGGTCTTGCTGTATTGTTGCCGGGAAAAGGATATTGTAGCCCGCTGGGGTGGTGACGAGTTTTTAATATTATTGCCCGAAACGGATATGGAAGGGTGCGCTAAAGTTTGCGAGCATATTAAGATGGCTTGTAAACGGGAAGAGGGACTGCCTCTTGAGCTTAGCGTTGCCTTGGGAATAGCCGCACAAGAACAGCCCGGCAGCAGTGTCGTGCATTTGTTTGGTGTGGCGGAAAAAAGAATGTACAGGAACAAGCTTTTAGAGAATAAGGAAACGAGACGCAAAATTATTTTAGCAATGAATGAGATTCTTCGCACCAGGTGTTACGAAGATGATGAACATATAGAAAGACTCAAAGCTTCAGCAGCCGGTTTTGCGCAAATATTAGGATTTAATGCGGAGTCAAGCGAAATGCAAAATTTAATGCTGCTTGCCGATTTACATGATGTAGGTAAGGTTGCTATACCTCAGGAGATATTAGGGAAACCGGGTGCCTTGCTGCCCGGCGAGTACAAAATAGTTCGCGGTCATAGTGAAACTGGCTTTCGTGTTGCTCAATGCATAGGAGAAATAGCAGTGGGAGAAGCTATTTTGGCGCTTCATGAGCGTTGGGACGGGCAGGGTTATCCTTTAGGTATCCAGGGACAACAAATCCCTCTAATATCACGTATAATGGCGATAGTAGTTGCCTTTGACGTAATGACTCATGACCAGCCCTACCGTCAAGCCATGAGTAAAGAGGAGGCGCTCGGAGAACTTAAAAAAGGTACCGGAAGCCAATTTGATCCGATAATTACAAGGATGTTTATTGATAATTTTTAA
- a CDS encoding SpoIIE family protein phosphatase: protein MFAKLNKWHKAAASYGSIYNLGTMKVIVMACLCIALAVFIMGGLSYFITERAVLNKLKSKDLLFIIKSIDAKIDARIAMAEELSLILAEDPLLIEWVEGKEKDDRLGQLALRQIANITRNHNYDNSFIVSTITGHYWTEKGKLIDTMSKYDADDSWFFETIASKTPVSISIDYNKERDDTFVFVNALMGDCNRPIAVTGVGFNLKDIAREFAGYKFGEKSRLWLIDREGQIHLAEDLEDRGKNISDVIPEAVSNKVLQTSNQSIAFGVLEYKDARGELTDLVYRTMQSTDWRLILQIPRIESTGFLKSIEINTLLASVFCLILVVFIFYLIVDKIANPLKRAVILSHELERQVQERTGELQEKNAKIMDSIDYAKRIQETIIPDDQEMAEAFSSYFVLWQPRDLVGGDFYWFKKKGNDYVLAIVDCTGHGVPGALMTMAVSSILNHIVDEICFDDPAVIFKELNARVKSTLHKKANHVTDDGADIGICHIKDGKLLTFAGARIALYIMRAGGLEIVQGDKQSIGYQKSKDDFNFKKVCVAVEKGDKFYMTTDGYIDQNGGPKDYPFGKKRFAALINEYAHLSLTGQKQIFIQALADYRQEELQRDDITVIGFQI from the coding sequence ATGTTTGCTAAATTAAATAAATGGCATAAAGCTGCGGCAAGTTATGGCAGTATATATAACTTGGGTACGATGAAAGTGATAGTCATGGCTTGTCTGTGTATCGCCTTAGCAGTATTTATTATGGGAGGGCTAAGTTACTTCATTACTGAGAGAGCCGTACTGAATAAATTAAAATCAAAAGATCTGCTCTTCATTATTAAGTCTATTGACGCGAAAATTGATGCCCGAATCGCCATGGCGGAGGAATTATCGCTCATATTGGCTGAAGACCCGTTACTTATTGAGTGGGTAGAGGGAAAGGAAAAAGATGATAGATTGGGGCAATTAGCCCTGCGGCAAATTGCCAATATAACCAGGAACCATAACTATGACAATTCGTTTATTGTCAGTACGATAACAGGTCATTATTGGACTGAGAAGGGTAAATTAATTGATACTATGTCTAAATATGATGCCGATGATTCCTGGTTTTTTGAGACTATTGCCTCAAAAACACCTGTTTCAATAAGTATTGACTACAATAAAGAACGTGATGACACCTTTGTTTTTGTTAATGCTCTCATGGGTGATTGCAACCGACCCATAGCAGTAACCGGAGTCGGTTTTAACTTAAAAGATATTGCCAGGGAATTTGCGGGCTATAAGTTTGGTGAAAAAAGCAGGCTCTGGCTTATTGATAGAGAGGGACAAATCCACCTGGCGGAGGATTTGGAGGATCGGGGCAAGAATATCAGTGATGTCATTCCTGAAGCTGTCAGTAATAAAGTTCTGCAAACATCTAATCAGTCTATCGCTTTTGGTGTTCTGGAATATAAAGATGCCAGGGGGGAGTTAACAGATCTGGTATACCGGACCATGCAGTCAACCGATTGGCGGTTGATTTTGCAGATTCCGAGAATTGAAAGCACCGGCTTTTTAAAGTCTATTGAAATTAATACGCTGCTTGCCAGTGTATTTTGTCTTATATTGGTTGTCTTTATTTTTTATCTGATAGTTGACAAAATTGCCAATCCCCTGAAAAGAGCCGTAATATTAAGTCATGAACTGGAACGGCAGGTCCAGGAAAGAACCGGAGAATTGCAGGAAAAGAATGCAAAAATTATGGATAGTATTGACTACGCGAAACGAATACAGGAAACGATTATTCCTGATGATCAAGAAATGGCAGAAGCTTTTAGCAGTTATTTTGTATTATGGCAGCCGCGTGATTTGGTAGGGGGAGATTTTTATTGGTTTAAAAAGAAAGGTAATGATTATGTACTGGCGATTGTCGACTGTACGGGCCATGGTGTGCCGGGAGCGTTGATGACCATGGCGGTTTCTTCAATTTTGAATCATATTGTAGATGAAATATGTTTCGATGATCCGGCAGTAATTTTTAAAGAATTAAATGCTCGGGTGAAATCGACCTTACATAAAAAGGCCAATCATGTTACAGATGATGGCGCGGATATCGGGATATGCCACATTAAAGACGGTAAACTTTTGACCTTTGCAGGTGCCAGGATTGCCCTCTATATAATGAGGGCGGGCGGCTTAGAGATTGTGCAGGGTGATAAACAGAGTATCGGTTATCAAAAATCAAAAGACGATTTCAATTTTAAGAAGGTTTGTGTAGCTGTGGAAAAAGGCGATAAATTTTATATGACCACTGACGGTTATATCGATCAAAATGGAGGGCCTAAAGACTATCCCTTTGGGAAAAAACGTTTTGCTGCTCTGATTAATGAATATGCACACCTTTCATTAACCGGGCAGAAACAAATTTTTATACAGGCTTTAGCTGATTATAGGCAAGAAGAACTGCAGCGAGATGATATTACCGTGATTGGCTTTCAGATTTAA
- a CDS encoding DUF1987 domain-containing protein has protein sequence MLHKLYIEKTRGTPEVVFDPEQNTLILRGQSYPENAFKFYEPVLEWINQYFVQCNSPVFVEIKLSYINTSSSKCIMMLLEKFEEEFQKGLEVRLNWYYDEENESELECAEEFKEDVNFTFNIIPLQEEV, from the coding sequence TTGCTGCATAAATTATATATTGAAAAAACCAGAGGAACCCCTGAGGTAGTGTTCGATCCGGAACAAAATACTTTGATTTTGAGAGGACAGTCTTACCCGGAAAACGCTTTTAAATTTTATGAGCCCGTATTGGAATGGATTAACCAATATTTTGTTCAGTGTAATTCGCCGGTTTTTGTGGAGATTAAGCTTTCTTACATAAATACCAGCAGCTCAAAATGTATAATGATGCTGTTGGAAAAGTTTGAAGAGGAATTTCAGAAGGGTTTGGAAGTAAGATTGAATTGGTATTATGATGAAGAAAATGAAAGTGAATTAGAGTGTGCGGAAGAGTTTAAAGAAGATGTGAATTTTACGTTTAATATTATTCCACTGCAAGAAGAAGTATAG
- a CDS encoding SiaB family protein kinase, translated as MLKNMLLDLQNNLRAYRVLISFSGRFSQGIIEELGDAIRKYMEVEDKPRNSIYNVFAVFVEQTHNIKNYVAEQECSPYYEQIANSGIITIGKTDNRYYVCSGNLIQHKDAGILSSRIDKLIDLDKNELKKLYKEEIKKDLPPGSKGAGVGLIDIARKTSQRIEYSILKLDDNLSFFSIKVQV; from the coding sequence ATGTTGAAAAATATGCTGCTTGATCTCCAAAATAATCTCAGAGCCTATAGGGTTCTGATTAGTTTTTCAGGCCGATTTTCCCAGGGCATTATCGAAGAATTAGGTGATGCCATTAGGAAATATATGGAGGTAGAGGACAAGCCGAGGAATAGCATATATAATGTTTTTGCTGTTTTTGTGGAACAAACACATAATATTAAGAACTATGTGGCCGAACAGGAGTGTAGCCCATATTATGAACAAATTGCCAATTCAGGAATTATCACTATTGGTAAGACTGATAACAGATATTATGTATGTTCGGGTAATTTAATTCAGCACAAAGATGCGGGTATCCTTTCTTCCAGAATTGATAAGCTAATTGACTTGGATAAAAATGAATTAAAAAAATTATATAAAGAAGAAATTAAGAAGGATCTCCCTCCCGGCAGTAAAGGAGCGGGGGTAGGCTTAATTGATATTGCCAGAAAAACAAGCCAACGGATTGAATACTCAATATTGAAGCTCGATGATAATCTCTCGTTTTTTTCTATAAAAGTACAAGTTTAG
- a CDS encoding aldehyde dehydrogenase family protein yields the protein MFTQIEEYKTVIDGEKVNASTGETMDIVNPANGLVIAKVPKCGISEVNSAVAAAVKAAPGWAAKTVGERSKILLKLSQLIMANLEELAKLETMEHGSPIRKTMNFDIPLCAEQLEYFAGVGRAMKGETLPVGPWCASMAVREPLGVVGLITPWNFPALMVVWKLGAALITGNTVVIKPPSITPLTTIRLAELALEAGAPAGVINVVTGPGDIVGEALVQHPDVAKIGFTGDTATGKRIMSLASNSVKQVGLELGGKNAFIVLSDADVDAAVEGAIFGAYFNTGQVCAAASRFFIHESLYGQFEEKYVKASMSLKYGDPMDMATVLGPVAYAAHRDRIEEYVARAKEAGAVLLLGGERPNTPDTKDGFFVAPTVFGNCSNDMEIMRDEIFGPVTALCKFKTNDEAIALANDTRFGLCASIWTRDLRMGLQLASQIHAGTVWVNEHLIIFCETPWGGCKESGWGKDLSTMVLDEYTKIKHIYLDLIGQPVKPWYAILK from the coding sequence ATGTTTACTCAAATTGAAGAATATAAAACCGTTATTGACGGTGAAAAAGTAAACGCTTCTACCGGAGAAACCATGGACATAGTCAATCCGGCTAACGGGTTGGTGATAGCGAAGGTGCCCAAGTGCGGAATCAGTGAGGTAAACAGTGCGGTTGCCGCGGCGGTAAAGGCAGCGCCCGGATGGGCAGCTAAGACCGTAGGCGAACGCTCCAAGATCCTGCTTAAATTATCTCAATTAATTATGGCCAATTTGGAAGAGCTTGCTAAGCTGGAGACTATGGAACATGGTTCTCCGATCAGAAAAACAATGAATTTTGATATCCCGTTGTGTGCCGAGCAGCTTGAGTACTTTGCCGGTGTGGGCAGGGCCATGAAAGGGGAGACTTTACCTGTTGGTCCCTGGTGTGCCTCCATGGCTGTACGGGAGCCGCTGGGTGTTGTCGGTTTGATTACGCCATGGAATTTTCCTGCGCTGATGGTTGTCTGGAAATTGGGTGCGGCATTGATCACTGGCAATACTGTGGTCATTAAACCACCCTCGATCACTCCGTTAACCACCATAAGATTAGCTGAACTGGCTCTGGAGGCGGGCGCTCCTGCCGGAGTCATCAATGTTGTGACAGGCCCCGGGGATATAGTCGGTGAAGCCCTGGTGCAGCACCCGGATGTGGCTAAGATCGGTTTTACCGGCGATACTGCTACGGGTAAACGTATAATGAGCCTGGCCAGCAATTCGGTTAAACAGGTTGGACTGGAGCTGGGCGGCAAGAATGCGTTTATAGTCTTATCGGATGCCGATGTTGATGCCGCCGTTGAGGGTGCGATCTTTGGCGCGTATTTTAACACAGGCCAGGTATGTGCGGCTGCCAGCCGGTTTTTTATCCATGAATCTCTTTACGGGCAGTTTGAAGAGAAGTATGTAAAAGCCTCAATGTCTCTCAAATATGGTGACCCCATGGACATGGCGACCGTACTGGGGCCGGTTGCCTATGCCGCTCATCGAGACAGGATCGAGGAATATGTTGCGAGAGCGAAAGAGGCCGGGGCGGTGCTGCTGCTCGGTGGCGAGCGGCCCAATACACCTGACACGAAGGATGGCTTTTTTGTAGCCCCTACCGTTTTTGGCAACTGCAGCAATGATATGGAGATTATGCGCGATGAGATTTTTGGTCCGGTAACGGCTCTTTGCAAGTTCAAGACAAATGACGAGGCAATTGCTCTGGCAAATGATACAAGATTCGGTCTTTGCGCATCAATTTGGACCAGGGATTTAAGAATGGGTCTTCAACTTGCTTCACAAATTCATGCCGGCACTGTTTGGGTAAATGAACACCTTATTATTTTCTGTGAAACGCCATGGGGTGGATGTAAGGAATCAGGCTGGGGTAAAGACCTCTCCACGATGGTTCTTGATGAATATACAAAAATTAAGCACATATACCTGGACCTCATTGGGCAGCCGGTTAAGCCCTGGTATGCAATTCTTAAATAG
- a CDS encoding iron-containing alcohol dehydrogenase family protein, whose translation MAINIVGSEFPLKTFHATPRGIIGWGAYQMAGVEAKKVGIKHALLVTTGLKGTGIVDEIKGVLQYAGVEVTVFDKVTSNPKDYEVHEAHKVYKEANCDGLVSVGGGSSHDCAKAVRIVETHNGRSIRDFNGVCDFDIEVNIPHVAITTTCGTGSEATYATVITNTEKKFKMLIFEYSAYASRSIVDPALIRTLPPKLTAFTGIDALTHAVEAYTSRLNILTSYGIALHSIELIGKHLREAFGNGNNAEAREAMAWAQYGGGHAINSGGAGVVHSIAHSLGGLLDSPHGMCNSIALVPSQRYNLVACPEKFANIAKALGVDTAGMTVMQAAEAAVDEMESLINDLEVTETFSDLGLKEDNIDQVTEFALKDFCSVANPRNLTKKAIDDLLRQCM comes from the coding sequence ATGGCTATTAATATCGTAGGTTCTGAATTTCCGTTGAAAACTTTCCATGCGACTCCAAGGGGCATTATTGGCTGGGGTGCTTATCAGATGGCAGGGGTTGAGGCCAAAAAAGTTGGTATTAAGCATGCCTTGTTGGTAACCACAGGCTTAAAGGGTACCGGTATTGTGGATGAGATTAAAGGTGTTTTACAATATGCTGGCGTTGAAGTGACAGTTTTTGATAAAGTCACATCCAATCCGAAGGATTATGAAGTTCATGAGGCCCATAAAGTATATAAAGAAGCCAATTGCGACGGGTTAGTTTCTGTTGGCGGAGGCAGTTCGCACGATTGTGCAAAAGCAGTGAGAATTGTAGAAACACATAACGGGCGCTCAATAAGAGATTTTAACGGTGTATGTGATTTTGACATAGAGGTAAATATACCCCATGTGGCTATTACCACAACTTGTGGAACCGGTTCTGAAGCAACTTACGCAACTGTTATTACGAATACAGAAAAGAAATTTAAAATGCTCATATTTGAATACAGTGCTTATGCGTCAAGATCTATAGTTGATCCTGCTCTAATAAGAACACTGCCGCCGAAATTAACCGCCTTTACAGGTATAGACGCCCTGACTCACGCAGTGGAGGCCTACACCTCAAGATTGAACATTCTTACTTCCTATGGGATCGCCCTGCATTCAATCGAATTAATTGGAAAGCACTTAAGAGAAGCTTTTGGCAACGGCAATAATGCAGAGGCCAGAGAAGCTATGGCCTGGGCTCAATATGGCGGCGGACATGCTATCAACAGCGGCGGGGCCGGGGTCGTGCATTCAATAGCCCATTCCCTGGGTGGGTTGTTGGATTCTCCTCACGGCATGTGCAACTCTATTGCTTTGGTACCCTCACAAAGATATAACCTGGTAGCCTGTCCTGAAAAATTTGCTAACATAGCTAAAGCATTAGGAGTGGATACCGCCGGGATGACTGTTATGCAGGCGGCTGAAGCTGCTGTTGACGAGATGGAAAGTTTAATCAACGACCTGGAAGTTACAGAAACCTTCAGTGACTTGGGCTTAAAAGAAGACAATATAGATCAGGTGACTGAGTTTGCTCTGAAAGATTTCTGCAGTGTAGCTAATCCCAGGAATTTAACCAAAAAGGCTATTGATGATCTTTTGAGGCAATGTATGTAA
- the mftF gene encoding mycofactocin biosynthesis glycosyltransferase MftF (Members of this protein family, MftF, are glycosyltransferases, members of PF00535 (glycosyl transferase family 2). The encoding gene is found as part of the mycofactocin cassette, in Mycobacterium tuberculosis, many other Actinobacteria, and occasional members of other lineages. Mycofactocin itself, a putative redox carrier, is a heavily modified derivative of the C-terminal Val-Tyr dipeptide of the mycofactocin precursor MftA (TIGR03969).), producing the protein MISLLNSLNFSLAKGVLLRTNDNAFSLISETPVRVLRISPALYGLIKKISEGQDLFELIKDKPVSERKSVTSILLTLVAKGYLSIQYKRCNEYLSNNPGRLEHCDALKQCNGHLPHGQNGSFKNSISASGYDEILPTVTVVIPVKNRPGEIRDCLDSLKVLNYPKEKMEIIVVDDGSTDSTGDIIASYNVKLISLPKSKGASACRNIGVKEAKGEIIAFLDSDCTVSPGWIKELLPYFAFEGVGAVGGFVNSYYNSSCLDKYEAACSSLNMGKRVLFERDAKTNFYVPSCNLFVKKDAFNQTGGFKESMHVGEDVDFCWRMRKLGYFLLYVPQGVIAHKHRNILAKMLKRRMEYGTSEADLYKKHSDKEKVFPVPVYEGLSFLSFLLAICMTKPLLLAVNAPLLPLGVFAKAKKISEYRSEFGYMSLLKSFLRSTLSVYYFILFHLMRYYLLLMLAAGVVYSPVWHLAAISLVISSIVDYSVKKPNISFAAFLYFYVLEHLAYQTGVLGGCLKQKSFKCYKLKIKILL; encoded by the coding sequence ATGATTTCTTTGTTAAACTCTTTAAACTTTAGCTTAGCTAAAGGAGTGTTATTAAGAACAAATGATAACGCGTTTTCTTTGATATCTGAAACACCGGTACGGGTTCTGCGTATAAGCCCGGCTTTGTATGGGCTTATAAAAAAAATCAGTGAGGGACAAGACCTTTTTGAACTTATTAAGGATAAGCCGGTATCTGAAAGGAAATCTGTAACTAGTATTCTGTTAACTCTTGTTGCTAAGGGCTACCTCTCCATTCAATATAAAAGATGTAATGAATATTTAAGTAATAACCCTGGGCGCTTAGAACATTGCGATGCTCTAAAGCAATGTAACGGCCACTTGCCGCATGGCCAAAACGGTTCTTTCAAGAATTCTATAAGTGCTTCCGGTTATGACGAAATTTTACCCACTGTAACTGTGGTTATCCCGGTTAAAAACAGGCCGGGGGAAATTCGTGATTGCTTGGATTCCTTAAAGGTCCTTAATTACCCAAAAGAAAAAATGGAAATAATTGTTGTTGATGATGGTTCTACGGACAGTACCGGAGATATTATTGCTTCTTATAATGTAAAACTGATTAGCCTGCCTAAATCAAAAGGCGCTTCCGCCTGCAGGAATATTGGGGTTAAAGAAGCTAAAGGAGAAATAATAGCCTTTTTGGACAGTGATTGTACTGTAAGTCCCGGTTGGATTAAAGAATTGCTTCCTTATTTTGCATTTGAGGGTGTCGGAGCTGTAGGCGGTTTTGTAAACAGTTATTATAATAGTTCCTGTCTCGATAAATATGAGGCCGCGTGTTCTTCGCTCAATATGGGGAAACGCGTTTTATTTGAAAGGGATGCAAAAACAAACTTTTATGTTCCTTCCTGCAATTTATTTGTAAAAAAAGACGCTTTTAATCAAACCGGCGGCTTTAAAGAGTCCATGCATGTAGGTGAAGATGTTGATTTTTGCTGGAGAATGAGAAAACTGGGGTACTTTCTATTATATGTTCCGCAGGGTGTTATAGCCCATAAACACAGAAATATATTGGCAAAAATGCTGAAAAGACGCATGGAATACGGTACTTCCGAAGCTGATCTATATAAAAAACACAGTGACAAAGAAAAGGTGTTTCCTGTTCCGGTTTATGAAGGATTGTCTTTTTTGAGTTTCTTACTGGCAATATGTATGACAAAGCCGCTGCTGCTGGCGGTGAATGCTCCACTGCTTCCTTTAGGCGTATTTGCTAAAGCAAAGAAAATATCTGAGTACAGATCCGAATTTGGATATATGTCGTTATTGAAATCGTTCTTGAGAAGTACATTGTCTGTATATTACTTCATCTTGTTTCACTTAATGCGTTATTATTTGCTGTTAATGCTCGCAGCCGGAGTTGTTTATTCACCTGTATGGCATTTGGCTGCCATTAGTTTAGTAATCTCTTCAATAGTTGACTATTCTGTTAAAAAACCTAATATATCATTTGCTGCTTTCTTATATTTTTATGTACTTGAGCATTTGGCTTATCAAACAGGTGTATTGGGCGGGTGTTTAAAACAAAAGAGTTTTAAATGCTATAAGCTGAAAATAAAGATTTTACTCTGA
- the mftC gene encoding mycofactocin radical SAM maturase (MftC is a radical SAM/SPASM enzyme that catalyzes the first two steps in biosynthesis of the electron carrier mycofactocin from the terminal Val-Tyr dipeptide of the precursor peptide MftA.), whose amino-acid sequence MKEDYLYKKNLSAPVNVTWEITRRCNLSCCHCLSANILTDCDNDMNLTQCKQFIDDLDNIKVFQVNLGGGEPFWREDIMDILDYCHKKGIVTCVSTNGTLIDDYLASRLAQMDLTYIQVSVDGACPETNDRIRGEGVFKKAVHGIDLLNKYNFKNLSINTVVTRLNFKEMLDIYKMGKYYKAKTRLSRFRPSGRAKDVWEDYYLTREQIIELSEFLGNNKDVLTGDSFFSITAGERKNLGLNMCGAAKMTCSVTPDGNVYPCAFLQEEYFYAGNIIKQSLGEIWKNAAIFKTLRDLRIESCQTCPRFNTCHGGCPAVAFFLRNSLNCSDPECIQQIQ is encoded by the coding sequence TTGAAAGAAGATTACCTGTATAAAAAGAATCTTTCCGCACCTGTTAATGTAACTTGGGAGATAACCCGCCGCTGTAATTTATCCTGCTGCCATTGTTTGTCAGCCAACATACTGACTGACTGTGATAATGATATGAATTTAACTCAGTGTAAGCAATTCATTGATGATTTGGATAATATAAAAGTTTTTCAAGTAAACCTGGGTGGTGGAGAACCCTTTTGGCGGGAAGACATCATGGACATACTTGATTATTGCCACAAGAAGGGTATTGTCACCTGTGTAAGTACAAACGGTACCTTAATTGACGATTATTTGGCCTCCAGATTAGCTCAAATGGATTTGACTTATATTCAAGTTAGCGTTGACGGAGCCTGTCCGGAAACAAATGACAGAATCCGCGGAGAAGGTGTCTTTAAAAAAGCCGTTCACGGGATAGATTTATTGAATAAGTATAATTTTAAAAACTTGAGTATCAATACTGTGGTTACCAGGCTTAATTTTAAAGAGATGCTTGATATCTATAAAATGGGCAAATATTACAAGGCTAAAACCAGACTGTCCAGATTCAGACCTTCCGGCCGGGCGAAAGATGTCTGGGAGGATTATTACTTAACCAGGGAACAGATCATAGAACTGTCAGAATTTTTAGGAAATAATAAAGACGTTTTGACCGGTGATTCATTTTTCTCCATCACAGCCGGGGAAAGAAAAAATTTAGGACTGAATATGTGCGGGGCTGCAAAAATGACCTGCAGTGTCACTCCGGACGGAAATGTTTATCCCTGCGCGTTTCTCCAGGAGGAATATTTTTATGCCGGCAATATTATAAAACAATCTTTAGGGGAAATATGGAAAAATGCCGCTATATTCAAAACTTTAAGAGATTTAAGGATTGAATCCTGTCAAACCTGTCCGAGATTTAATACTTGTCATGGGGGTTGTCCGGCGGTTGCCTTTTTCCTGAGAAACAGTTTAAATTGCAGTGACCCGGAATGTATTCAGCAAATACAATAA